The genomic region CGAGAACGTTTAGAAGAGCTGGCTCAAGCGGAACATGAGCTAAAGCTATTACAAATCGAAGCAGAGAAATATCGCCTGCTGAAGATGAAACAAAGCAATACCACTTTTTCGGAGTAAAAAATGCTTAATAAAAAACCATTACTTGGCCTTGCTGCCATGTCGATTTTGGCGACCAATATCAGCGTGGCGTCCGCAAATGATGATGAAGTGAGCCATCAACCCGTTACTGGAGAAGTCATATTTTCAGGCAGTGTTGATTCTCAATGCGGTGTTTATGCGACACAAGATAGAGCCGACCTAGCTTTTGGGGAAGACTACAACGAATCCCACGCAACTGTGAAACTCATAAGCAACACAGATGAAAAAGTTAAGCTTTCTGCCACAGACATTGATATCTCATCATTTGGAGAGCAAATAGATAATAAGGATATCCATATACAATCTGCCGGTACCATTGATGAAGACAAGAGCTTAGACCATTGGGAGAGAGGTGTTGATATCAAGCGTAGCGAAATAGAAAACGAAGACAATTTGAATTTATATGCTCGAGTGGATGTTGATGAAGGTGACCTACAGTCCGGCATCGACTATCAAGTCAAAACCACATGGACAGTCGAGTGTAACTAACCATCATCTCTCCCACAGAAAGCCCTCTACTCGAGAGGGCTTACTGACTCAGAGGCTTTATGAAAACCTTACTATTATTCTTATCGATCTTATTTATCGCGCCCTACGCTGTGAGCACTGGCTTCGATAGACAAGAGGTTGAGCAGTTCAATCAAATATGTGTCGATGGCTCTGAGAATCATGAGCGTCGAATTTTTGATGCACTTTCAAATTCAGAATACATCGACTGGTCGAGTATCGAACTCATCGACACTGAAAGTCGTGTTAACTACACCGATACCACCACAGCAGTGAAACAGGCCGATCGTGTCACCTGTGATCTGATTGTTGAGTACAAATATCACCATACCGATATCGTACTGAGCTCAAGTTATCAGGTATCCCTCAAAGACAAGCAAACCATCAGCAATGTAGCCATTACAGAACAAGCGGTCACGGATTTTATAGTCCGCGTTATGGTGAACTAACATGCTACGCTTTATTGTCGCGTTTATTTTACTGAGCCTCTCTAGCTGCACATTTGCATCTAATAATCACTCTACATTGAGCTTTAAGAAACACGTGAGAGAGCGCTGTGGGCTAGAAGTGATTAATTACCAAGGTGAGATGAGTTTTGGCCAAGACTACGATGGCCGAGCGATCACACTAAAGCTGGAATCCAATCGAAAAGATTCACGATTGTTGCTCAAGTTGCAGCACATTGACTTAGGGTCAATCGATGAATCTCGCATTTCAGAACTTGTAAGGTTCAAAGTTGAAACGCCCGTTAGGTACGAAGGAGATATTAATTACTGGCGCCAAGGCGTGGAATTTCCTAGTGAGCAACTCGCGTCCAATAGTGAAATTTCAATTAAGGCGCGCATTACCATCCCGGAGTCACAACTCACGGCCGGTGAGTTTCACTTCAATATGGAATGGGCTGTTGAGTGTCTATAAATTAAAGTCTAGCGGTAACTTATTTATCAAAAACGAAAGAAGTTAACCAAGTGACAAGTTCGGAATTATAAAACGGAGAAAGAGAGATTCACTAGAATTTAACTCTAGACTAGAGCAAATCATCAGGGATGGAGTTTTTTTGGACATCTATCGAAAACACGAAACATAATATGCGATCAGTTATTCGGACTTTCAAGGGAGGAACAAGAGATTATTTGATAACACTGAAGTGAATCACACATGTGTACTTTCTCTATTGGTGAATCTATCCGATGTTTGCTACGTTTAAATGACACAGTCATTGGAAAGGTATGATTTATGAAAATAAACGTTCAAACACATCACGTATCAATTAACGACGACTCACGTAAAGACATCGAAGGTAAATTCGAGAAGATATCTAACCATTTCCCATCACTGATTAGCTGCGACATCATCATTACTAAAGAGCACGGTCAACATCAGGTTGAAGTATTCACTAACTACGAAGGTGTACGAGTAAACGCAAAAGCTACAGATGACGTTATGTATCCAGCTATCGCTTCAGCACTTAAGAAACTTGAAGCAGGCCTAAGTAACCGTAAGGGACAACTGAAAGCCGATCTACACGAGAAACCAACAAGCACGAAGCCAGAAATTGCTTCGGACATCATCCAAGAGATGAAACTGGTATAATTCCTCAAATAGTTGAAGCGAACTAACTAATAGAAGCTTATTAAGAATTTCAAAGCCAGTACATGTTGCTGGCTTTTTCGATCTAAAAGCCGCCCTTCCTTCTTTAACCGCCTCTCGAACTCAGCTCAAACCCACATCATTTTTAACTCCTTTAAGTTCCTAGCAGCTATAACAATCACCTGTTGTATTTGATACAGTTATAGGCAGAAATTTAGACCACAACGGAATGTTTATTATGAAGAAAGTCGCGTTGATCCTATTCCTAGCCACTCAGTTAATGGCTTGTACCGAAGTTGGCAGTGAAGCTTGGTGTGCGGATATGAAAGATAAGCCTAAAGGCGACTGGACGGCTAATGAAGCCGGTGATTTTGCTAAACACTGTATATTCTAAGTACTCCATTGCTAATTTAGACAGCATAAAAAAACGACCGCTAGGTAGACCGAAGTACCTAGGGTCGTTTGAGCTTCAAAGTGCTAGATAAGCTCTCAACTTTCACACAAAACACATGTCACAAAAAAACATAGTGCTCGCAACACTCTCATTAGATCAGTTTGTTACGGATGTGGATCACCACAGCTTCTGCAACGATAACCACAGCAAAAATACTCACCAATACCATCGAAACTTTTTGCCACTCAAAAAGGTTCTGTGCATCGTTTAGCACCACACCAATACCACCAGCACCCACCAAACCCAATACCGCAGATTCACGAACGTTGATGTCCCAACGGAACAATACAATTGAGTAAAATGCTGGCATCACTTGTGGCCAATAACCTTTAAGCAAGATGCTCATCCATGAAGCACCGGTTGCGCGCAGTGCTTCAATAGGCCCCATGTTCACTTCGGCAATGGCTTCCGCTAACAGCTTCCCTACAAAGCCGATACTACGGATAGCAATCGCCATGATGCCTGCGAGAACACCGGGGCCAAACAGTGCGATAAACAGCAGTGCCCAAACCAATGAATTCACTGAACGAGAAGACACCAGAAAGAATTGAGCAACCCAGTTCAACGCTTTATTCGGGGTAATATTTGGCGCATTCAATAACGCCAAAGGAATCGCAAACACCAAGGTAAATAAGGTACCTAATGTAGCGATGTGCAGCGTCTCAATCATCGCCGCATGGATCGACTCTGGATAGAATCCGTAATCCATTGGCACCATGCGTTCAAACATGTCCGCAAACTGAGCTGGTGCGTCATATAGGAACTCAGGGATCACTTCCACCGTCTGCCAAGACCACACGATGGCGCATA from Vibrio gigantis harbors:
- the hpf gene encoding ribosome hibernation-promoting factor, HPF/YfiA family; the protein is MKINVQTHHVSINDDSRKDIEGKFEKISNHFPSLISCDIIITKEHGQHQVEVFTNYEGVRVNAKATDDVMYPAIASALKKLEAGLSNRKGQLKADLHEKPTSTKPEIASDIIQEMKLV
- a CDS encoding DUF3012 domain-containing protein, with translation MKKVALILFLATQLMACTEVGSEAWCADMKDKPKGDWTANEAGDFAKHCIF
- the phnE gene encoding phosphonate ABC transporter, permease protein PhnE produces the protein MTTASIDREWQRFTPNERVARFAVYLSLVCAIVWSWQTVEVIPEFLYDAPAQFADMFERMVPMDYGFYPESIHAAMIETLHIATLGTLFTLVFAIPLALLNAPNITPNKALNWVAQFFLVSSRSVNSLVWALLFIALFGPGVLAGIMAIAIRSIGFVGKLLAEAIAEVNMGPIEALRATGASWMSILLKGYWPQVMPAFYSIVLFRWDINVRESAVLGLVGAGGIGVVLNDAQNLFEWQKVSMVLVSIFAVVIVAEAVVIHIRNKLI